The following coding sequences are from one Serinus canaria isolate serCan28SL12 unplaced genomic scaffold, serCan2020 HiC_scaffold_273, whole genome shotgun sequence window:
- the LOC127061217 gene encoding uncharacterized protein LOC127061217 isoform X3, translating to MSSRVQCPVVTPHHSGVTLGSVPIILGSFLTTLGSFWWSLRGHFGLLATTPVVTPSVSSRVQCPVVTPHHSGVTLGSVPIILSSFSTILGSLCGHFRLVAVPTVVTPSMSSRVQVSSGHSPPLWGHFGLLAITLVVTPSVSSRVQCPVVTPHHFGVTLGHPGGHLVVTSPSWPPPQWSLPQCPAGIQCPAVTPHHSVVTLSHFGVTFSHFGVTLSHSGGHFVSSWWSLGGHSALLATTPVVTPHHSGVTPDHFRGHFVPLWWSLCATLVVTPPSWPPPQWSLQTISGVTLCHPGGHSTLLATTPVVTPDHFRGHFVPPWWSLRPPGHHPSGHPLT from the exons ATGTCCAGCAGGGTCCA GTGTCCAGTGGTCACTCCCCACCACTCTGGGGTCACTTTGGGGTCAGTCCCCATCATTTTGGGGTCGTTCCTGACCACTTTGGGGTCATTCTGGTGGTCACTTCGTGGTCACTTTGGCCTCCTTGCCACCACCCCAGTGGTCACTCCCTCAGTGTCCAGCAGGGTCCAGTGTCCAGTGGTCACTCCCCACCACTCTGGGGTCACTTTGGGGTCAGTCCCCATCATTTTGAGCTCGTTCTCCACCATTTTGGGGTCACTTTGTGGTCACTTCAGGCTCGTTGCTGTCCCCACAGTGGTCACTCCCTCGATGTCCAGCAGGGTCCAGGTGTCCAGTGGTCACTCCCCACCACTTTGGGGTCACTTTGGGCTCCTTGCCATCACCCTGGTGGTCACTCCCTCAGTGTCCAGCAGGGTCCAGTGTCCAGTGGTCACTCCCCACCACTTTGGGGTCACTTTGGGCCACCCTGGTGGTCACTTGGTGGTCACTTCGCCCTCCTGGCCACCACCCCAGTGGTCACTCCCTCAGTGTCCAGCAGGGATTCAGTGTCCAGCGGTCACTCCTCACCACTCTGTGGTCACTTTGAGCCACTTTGGGGTGACTTTTAGCCATTTTGGGGTCACTTTGAGCCACTCTGGGGGTCATTTCGTGTCATCCTGGTGGTCACTTGGTGGTCACTCCGCCCTCCTGGCCACCACCCCAGTGGTCACTCCTCACCACTCTGGGGTCACTCCAGACCATTTCAGGGGTCACTTTGTGCCACTCTGGTGGTCACTTTGTGCCACCCTGGTGGTCACTCCGCCCTCCTGGCCACCACCCCAGTGGTCACTCCAGACCATTTCAGGGGTCACTTTGTGCCACCCTGGTGGTCACTCCACCCTCCTGGCCACCACCCCAGTGGTCACTCCAGACCATTTCAGGG GTCACTTTGTGCCACCCTGGTGGTCACTCCGCCCTCCTGGCCACCACCCCAGCGGTCACCCCCTCACCTGA
- the LOC127061217 gene encoding uncharacterized protein LOC127061217 isoform X2 — MSSRVQCPVVTPDHPGVTLGSFPTTLGPFPTILGSFWWSLRGHFGLLATTPVVTPSVSSRVQCPVVTPHHSGVTLRVSSWSLWPPHHPRCDPFSVQVSSGHSPPLWGHFGVSPHHFGVVPDHFGVILVVTSWSLWPPCHHPSGHSLSVQQGPVSSGHSPPLWGHFGLLAITLVVTPSVSSRVQCPVVTPHHFGVTLGHPGGHLVVTSPSWPPPQWSLPQCPAGIQCPAVTPHHSVVTLSHFGVTFSHFGVTLSHSGGHFVSSWWSLGGHSALLATTPVVTPHHSGVTPDHFRGHFVPLWWSLCATLVVTPPSWPPPQWSLQTISGVTLCHPGGHSTLLATTPVVTPDHFRGHFVPPWWSLRPPGHHPSGHPLT, encoded by the exons ATGTCCAGCAGGGTCCAGTGTCCAGTGGTCACTCCAGACCACCCTGGGGTCACTTTGGGGTCATTTCCCACCACTTTGGGGCCATTTCCCACCATTTTGGGGTCATTCTGGTGGTCACTTCGTGGTCACTTTGGCCTCCTTGCCACCACCCCAGTGGTCACTCCCTCAGTGTCCAGCAGGGTCCAGTGTCCAGTGGTCACTCCCCACCACTCTGGGGTCACTTTGAGGGTCAGTTCGTGGTCACTTTGGCCTCCTCACCACCCCAGGTGTGACCCCTTCAGTGTCCAGGTGTCCAGTGGTCACTCCCCACCACTCTGGGGTCACTTTGGGGTCAGTCCCCATCATTTTGGGGTCGTTCCTGACCACTTTGGGGTCATTCTGGTGGTCACTTCGTGGTCACTTTGGCCTCCTTGCCACCACCCCAGTGGTCACTCCCTCAGTGTCCAGCAGGGTCCA GTGTCCAGTGGTCACTCCCCACCACTTTGGGGTCACTTTGGGCTCCTTGCCATCACCCTGGTGGTCACTCCCTCAGTGTCCAGCAGGGTCCAGTGTCCAGTGGTCACTCCCCACCACTTTGGGGTCACTTTGGGCCACCCTGGTGGTCACTTGGTGGTCACTTCGCCCTCCTGGCCACCACCCCAGTGGTCACTCCCTCAGTGTCCAGCAGGGATTCAGTGTCCAGCGGTCACTCCTCACCACTCTGTGGTCACTTTGAGCCACTTTGGGGTGACTTTTAGCCATTTTGGGGTCACTTTGAGCCACTCTGGGGGTCATTTCGTGTCATCCTGGTGGTCACTTGGTGGTCACTCCGCCCTCCTGGCCACCACCCCAGTGGTCACTCCTCACCACTCTGGGGTCACTCCAGACCATTTCAGGGGTCACTTTGTGCCACTCTGGTGGTCACTTTGTGCCACCCTGGTGGTCACTCCGCCCTCCTGGCCACCACCCCAGTGGTCACTCCAGACCATTTCAGGGGTCACTTTGTGCCACCCTGGTGGTCACTCCACCCTCCTGGCCACCACCCCAGTGGTCACTCCAGACCATTTCAGGG GTCACTTTGTGCCACCCTGGTGGTCACTCCGCCCTCCTGGCCACCACCCCAGCGGTCACCCCCTCACCTGA
- the LOC127061217 gene encoding uncharacterized protein LOC127061217 isoform X1: MSSRVQCPVVTPDHPGVTLGSFPTTLGPFPTILGSFWWSLRGHFGLLATTPVVTPSVSSRVQCPVVTPHHSGVTLGSVPIILGSFLTTLGSFWWSLRGHFGLLATTPVVTPSVSSRVQCPVVTPHHSGVTLGSVPIILSSFSTILGSLCGHFRLVAVPTVVTPSMSSRVQVSSGHSPPLWGHFGLLAITLVVTPSVSSRVQCPVVTPHHFGVTLGHPGGHLVVTSPSWPPPQWSLPQCPAGIQCPAVTPHHSVVTLSHFGVTFSHFGVTLSHSGGHFVSSWWSLGGHSALLATTPVVTPHHSGVTPDHFRGHFVPLWWSLCATLVVTPPSWPPPQWSLQTISGVTLCHPGGHSTLLATTPVVTPDHFRGHFVPPWWSLRPPGHHPSGHPLT; encoded by the exons ATGTCCAGCAGGGTCCAGTGTCCAGTGGTCACTCCAGACCACCCTGGGGTCACTTTGGGGTCATTTCCCACCACTTTGGGGCCATTTCCCACCATTTTGGGGTCATTCTGGTGGTCACTTCGTGGTCACTTTGGCCTCCTTGCCACCACCCCAGTGGTCACTCCCTCAGTGTCCAGCAGGGTCCA GTGTCCAGTGGTCACTCCCCACCACTCTGGGGTCACTTTGGGGTCAGTCCCCATCATTTTGGGGTCGTTCCTGACCACTTTGGGGTCATTCTGGTGGTCACTTCGTGGTCACTTTGGCCTCCTTGCCACCACCCCAGTGGTCACTCCCTCAGTGTCCAGCAGGGTCCAGTGTCCAGTGGTCACTCCCCACCACTCTGGGGTCACTTTGGGGTCAGTCCCCATCATTTTGAGCTCGTTCTCCACCATTTTGGGGTCACTTTGTGGTCACTTCAGGCTCGTTGCTGTCCCCACAGTGGTCACTCCCTCGATGTCCAGCAGGGTCCAGGTGTCCAGTGGTCACTCCCCACCACTTTGGGGTCACTTTGGGCTCCTTGCCATCACCCTGGTGGTCACTCCCTCAGTGTCCAGCAGGGTCCAGTGTCCAGTGGTCACTCCCCACCACTTTGGGGTCACTTTGGGCCACCCTGGTGGTCACTTGGTGGTCACTTCGCCCTCCTGGCCACCACCCCAGTGGTCACTCCCTCAGTGTCCAGCAGGGATTCAGTGTCCAGCGGTCACTCCTCACCACTCTGTGGTCACTTTGAGCCACTTTGGGGTGACTTTTAGCCATTTTGGGGTCACTTTGAGCCACTCTGGGGGTCATTTCGTGTCATCCTGGTGGTCACTTGGTGGTCACTCCGCCCTCCTGGCCACCACCCCAGTGGTCACTCCTCACCACTCTGGGGTCACTCCAGACCATTTCAGGGGTCACTTTGTGCCACTCTGGTGGTCACTTTGTGCCACCCTGGTGGTCACTCCGCCCTCCTGGCCACCACCCCAGTGGTCACTCCAGACCATTTCAGGGGTCACTTTGTGCCACCCTGGTGGTCACTCCACCCTCCTGGCCACCACCCCAGTGGTCACTCCAGACCATTTCAGGG GTCACTTTGTGCCACCCTGGTGGTCACTCCGCCCTCCTGGCCACCACCCCAGCGGTCACCCCCTCACCTGA
- the LOC127061217 gene encoding uncharacterized protein LOC127061217 isoform X4 — translation MSSRVQCPVVTPDHPGVTLGSFPTTLGPFPTILGSFWWSLRGHFGLLATTPVVTPSVSSRVQCPVVTPHHSGVTLGSVPIILGSFSTILGSLCGHFRLVAVPTVVTPSMSSRVQVSSGHSPPLWGHFGLLAITLVVTPSVSSRVQCPVVTPHHFGVTLGHPGGHLVVTSPSWPPPQWSLPQCPAGIQCPAVTPHHSVVTLSHFGVTFSHFGVTLSHSGGHFVSSWWSLGGHSALLATTPVVTPHHSGVTPDHFRGHFVPLWWSLCATLVVTPPSWPPPQWSLQTISGVTLCHPGGHSTLLATTPVVTPDHFRGHFVPPWWSLRPPGHHPSGHPLT, via the exons ATGTCCAGCAGGGTCCAGTGTCCAGTGGTCACTCCAGACCACCCTGGGGTCACTTTGGGGTCATTTCCCACCACTTTGGGGCCATTTCCCACCATTTTGGGGTCATTCTGGTGGTCACTTCGTGGTCACTTTGGCCTCCTTGCCACCACCCCAGTGGTCACTCCCTCAGTGTCCAGCAGGGTCCA GTGTCCAGTGGTCACTCCCCACCACTCTGGGGTCACTTTGGGGTCAGTCCCCATCATTTTGGG CTCGTTCTCCACCATTTTGGGGTCACTTTGTGGTCACTTCAGGCTCGTTGCTGTCCCCACAGTGGTCACTCCCTCGATGTCCAGCAGGGTCCAGGTGTCCAGTGGTCACTCCCCACCACTTTGGGGTCACTTTGGGCTCCTTGCCATCACCCTGGTGGTCACTCCCTCAGTGTCCAGCAGGGTCCAGTGTCCAGTGGTCACTCCCCACCACTTTGGGGTCACTTTGGGCCACCCTGGTGGTCACTTGGTGGTCACTTCGCCCTCCTGGCCACCACCCCAGTGGTCACTCCCTCAGTGTCCAGCAGGGATTCAGTGTCCAGCGGTCACTCCTCACCACTCTGTGGTCACTTTGAGCCACTTTGGGGTGACTTTTAGCCATTTTGGGGTCACTTTGAGCCACTCTGGGGGTCATTTCGTGTCATCCTGGTGGTCACTTGGTGGTCACTCCGCCCTCCTGGCCACCACCCCAGTGGTCACTCCTCACCACTCTGGGGTCACTCCAGACCATTTCAGGGGTCACTTTGTGCCACTCTGGTGGTCACTTTGTGCCACCCTGGTGGTCACTCCGCCCTCCTGGCCACCACCCCAGTGGTCACTCCAGACCATTTCAGGGGTCACTTTGTGCCACCCTGGTGGTCACTCCACCCTCCTGGCCACCACCCCAGTGGTCACTCCAGACCATTTCAGGG GTCACTTTGTGCCACCCTGGTGGTCACTCCGCCCTCCTGGCCACCACCCCAGCGGTCACCCCCTCACCTGA
- the LOC127061217 gene encoding uncharacterized protein LOC127061217 isoform X5, with the protein MSSRVQCPVVTPDHPGVTLGSFPTTLGPFPTILGSFWWSLRGHFGLLATTPVVTPSVSSRVQCPVVTPHHSGVTLGSVPIILGSFLTTLGSFWWSLRGHFGLLATTPVVTPSVSSRVQCPVVTPHHSGVTLGSVPIILSSFSTILGSLCGHFRLVAVPTVVTPSMSSRVQVSSGHSPPLWGHFGLLAITLVVTPSVSSRVQCPVVTPHHFGVTLGHPGGHLVVTSPSWPPPQWSLPQCPAGIQCPAVTPHHSVVTLSHFGVTFSHFGVTLSHSGGHFVSSWWSLGGHSALLATTPVVTPHHSGVTPDHFRGHFVPPWWSLRPPGHHPSGHPLT; encoded by the exons ATGTCCAGCAGGGTCCAGTGTCCAGTGGTCACTCCAGACCACCCTGGGGTCACTTTGGGGTCATTTCCCACCACTTTGGGGCCATTTCCCACCATTTTGGGGTCATTCTGGTGGTCACTTCGTGGTCACTTTGGCCTCCTTGCCACCACCCCAGTGGTCACTCCCTCAGTGTCCAGCAGGGTCCA GTGTCCAGTGGTCACTCCCCACCACTCTGGGGTCACTTTGGGGTCAGTCCCCATCATTTTGGGGTCGTTCCTGACCACTTTGGGGTCATTCTGGTGGTCACTTCGTGGTCACTTTGGCCTCCTTGCCACCACCCCAGTGGTCACTCCCTCAGTGTCCAGCAGGGTCCAGTGTCCAGTGGTCACTCCCCACCACTCTGGGGTCACTTTGGGGTCAGTCCCCATCATTTTGAGCTCGTTCTCCACCATTTTGGGGTCACTTTGTGGTCACTTCAGGCTCGTTGCTGTCCCCACAGTGGTCACTCCCTCGATGTCCAGCAGGGTCCAGGTGTCCAGTGGTCACTCCCCACCACTTTGGGGTCACTTTGGGCTCCTTGCCATCACCCTGGTGGTCACTCCCTCAGTGTCCAGCAGGGTCCAGTGTCCAGTGGTCACTCCCCACCACTTTGGGGTCACTTTGGGCCACCCTGGTGGTCACTTGGTGGTCACTTCGCCCTCCTGGCCACCACCCCAGTGGTCACTCCCTCAGTGTCCAGCAGGGATTCAGTGTCCAGCGGTCACTCCTCACCACTCTGTGGTCACTTTGAGCCACTTTGGGGTGACTTTTAGCCATTTTGGGGTCACTTTGAGCCACTCTGGGGGTCATTTCGTGTCATCCTGGTGGTCACTTGGTGGTCACTCCGCCCTCCTGGCCACCACCCCAGTGGTCACTCCTCACCACTCTGGGGTCACTCCAGACCATTTCAGGG GTCACTTTGTGCCACCCTGGTGGTCACTCCGCCCTCCTGGCCACCACCCCAGCGGTCACCCCCTCACCTGA